In the Deinococcus sp. NW-56 genome, ATCTTCGAGAGCAGCCCTGAGTTCGACGAGTGGTTCAGCAGCACGGATCAGGAGTTGGCGAGCACAGGCCGCCGGACCACGAAGCCCAAGCCGACCGCCGAGAACATTGAAGCGGGCGTGATTGACTTCAAGGCCCTGGCCGAAGAGACCCGCCGCAAGATGCAGGCCAGCTACGAGAAGGGACAGACCCTCGGCCAGTCCCGCGCCAAGACCGCCACCAAGAGCACGAAGAGCACCCGGGCGAAGCGCACGACCAAGAAGTAAAGTTCCTCCCCGGATTGGTCCCCATTGCTTGTGGATGGGGGCCGCTGCTTTGCTCCGGAACAGCCCGAGAAGGTCGAGCAAGTTCTGGTGCAGCATCTCTCACAGATGCAGCGGCGAGGCCGACAGCAGCATAAACAACCCCAGGGCCAGCGCCCCCTCCGCCCTCGACTTCGCCTTCGTGATCGGCATGATCTTTCGGGTGTCGGACATGGCCGTCCCCAGCCCGGTCATCCGCCGGTTGGCCCTGTGGCACGGCATCACCGCCTTCCGGTTGAACGTCGCGATCCTGGCGCTAACCCTGAATGTGCTCGGCAGCCAGATCTGACGTCCGCCCGACGCGCCCTGCGGGCGGGCGGCGCCGCATGACCCGCCGAGCGGAGAACAGCCCATCCCGGGTCCGTCAGCGAGGCCTGACGGAGAACCGACCCTAGGACCACGCCCGCTGCTGCGCCCCGACGCCCTCACCCGCCCTGCTCCCGATGAGCTGGGCCCGGGGACCGGGGAGGACGAGGCGGAGGTGATCCCCCGGGCGGTGGCTACTGCCCACACCAGCGTCATCGCCGTGGAAGGGATGGCCGGTCGCGGTCAATGCGGCGGGAACGTAGCGGCCCCGCCGCATTGATCGTAGTCGGGGACACGACCCACCTGGTGGGCCGCCTGAACCTGCGGGAGTCCAACCCGCTGGACCGGCTGACTTTGTCAACGGAGTTCTAGTCTGAGATGACCCCAAACGTCCGTCGCACCATGGCCTATGGTGGGCTACCGACTCCTCAGGCAAAACGGGAGTTGGTTGAGCGGTTGTTCAGGCTCGCAGGGTTTCGGGACCGACTGACGGGCCTCTGGCCTGATTTGACTCCCGCAGCAGACCTCCCGGCGCACGCCTCAGCAAGTGGCGAAGCGGCGAGGAAAATGGCGTCCGGGACCACCCACAGGATCCTGCGTGAACCTGGAAGAAAAGGGATTGAACCAAGCGCACTGGCCGCAGTGATTCCGGCCATACCGACCTGCTCGTAGCCGGTCGTTCGTTCACTGGACGCAGGAGACGAGCACGCCAACACCGCAGGGGGCCGTAGGACTGGACACCGCCCTGATCAGAGTCCAGCAGCACTCAATCAGGGTTTCCTCTGGCCTGGCTGTCCTCTGCGGTCCACCCCTAGGGGCGATTTTATGTAAGCCCTTGACCTGGATTTAGGCATGCCTAAATAATAGGCCATGACAGAACGAACTCTCTCCCACGCGATGGAGGACTACCTCAAGCAGCTATACCTCCTGGGGGTTCTGGCAAGTTAACCAGGTACGGGGCGACGTTTCTGGCAGGCCGCCTGAAGTTCAGGCGGCCTGCTGCACGGTCTCACCCCAGATCCGCAGCGCGTTCGTCAAATTGCTTCGCCTTGCTGAGGTGGGTATGGTGGTTCGGGTGTGCTGGTGAAGGTTCGAGACGCGGGCGTGCAGGGCGAGGAACTCCTGGGTCCGTTGTCGTCGCTTGAACCCTAGTTGTTGTCGTTCCTGTC is a window encoding:
- a CDS encoding DUF1345 domain-containing protein; its protein translation is MGAAALLRNSPRRSSKFWCSISHRCSGEADSSINNPRASAPSALDFAFVIGMIFRVSDMAVPSPVIRRLALWHGITAFRLNVAILALTLNVLGSQI